A DNA window from Malus domestica chromosome 12, GDT2T_hap1 contains the following coding sequences:
- the LOC103433706 gene encoding probably inactive leucine-rich repeat receptor-like protein kinase IMK2, translated as MFMEYKSFFIHALLFVHLLVVTYRPVSGQRGNDGMIVIRSDYQALRAFKRELIDFTGVLRSWNDSGRGTCSGGWAGIKCVNGQVIAIQLPWRRLGGRISEKIGQLQALRKLSLHDNVLAGPVPVSLGFLPSLRGVYLFNNRLSGSVPPSIGNCPLLQTLDLSNNSLTGTIPSSLANPKKLYRLNLSFNSLSGSIPTSLTKSRSLTILALQHNNLSGSIPSTWGAGNRNLSNQLMNLTLDHNLISGTIPSSLSKLGFLQEIYLDNNQISGTIPDEIGKLTRLQKLDLSNNVINGSFPSSFSNLSSLVSLNLEGNRLDNQIPQGLERLQNLSLLNLRKNNFSGHIPASVGNISGIYQLDLSENKFSGEIPASLSSLANLTSFNVSHNNLSGAVPSLLSKKFNASSFAGNLQLCGYSASTPCSSPPPQILPSSTPTEQPLKKKHHHKFSTKDKILIAAGALLAVLLLLCCILLVCLVRKRSASKGKNGKTTMQAPAKAVPGGAGVEYGGEAGGKLVHFDGPFVFTADDLLCATAEIIGKSTYGTAYKATLEEVNQVAVKRLREKTAKGQKEFEMEAAAIGKIRHPNLLAMRAYYLGPKGEKLLVFDYMPKGSLASFLHARGPETIIDWPTRMNIMIGITRGLCHLHNEENIVHGNLTSSNILLDEQTNAHIADFGLSRLMTAAANTNVIATAGTLGYNAPELSKAKKATTKTDVYSLGVIILELLTGKSPGEPMNGMDLPQWVASIVKEEWTNEVFDLEIMRDVPTIGDMLLNTLKLALHCVDPSPALRPEAQQVLEQLEEIKPDQATGGSAEEEGAEVPPPAGSSN; from the exons ATGTTTATGGAATATAAGTCCTTCTTCATCCATGCCTTACTATTTGTTCATCTTTTGGTTGTCACTTACCGGCCTGTTTCGGGCCAGCGAGGGAATGATGGAATGATTGTGATTCGGTCCGATTACCAAGCGCTTCGAGCTTTCAAGCGTGAGCTCATTGATTTCACCGGCGTTCTGCGCAGCTGGAACGATAGCGGACGTGGAACCTGCTCAGGCGGGTGGGCAGGGATCAAGTGTGTGAACGGACAGGTCATTGCAATCCAGCTTCCGTGGAGGAGACTCGGGGGCCGAATATCTGAAAAGATTGGGCAGCTGCAAGCGCTTCGGAAGCTCAGCCTGCACGACAATGTCTTGGCTGGCCCTGTCCCTGTCTCTCTCGGCTTCCTTCCCAGTCTCAGAGGGGTTTACCTCTTCAACAACCGGCTTTCGGGATCTGTCCCGCCTTCGATTGGTAACTGCCCTCTTCTCCAAACTCTTGATTTAAGCAACAATTCGCTTACTGGCACGATTCCTTCTAGTCTTGCAAATCCTAAGAAGTTGTATAGACTTAATCTGAGCTTCAACTCGCTTTCGGGTTCCATCCCAACAAGTCTCACCAAATCCCGTTCTCTCACCATCCTTGCACTCCAACACAACAATCTATCTGGTTCCATACCAAGCACTTGGGGTGCTGGAAATCGGAATCTAAGTAACCAACTTATGAACCTGACCCTTGATCATAATCTGATTTCCGGAACTATTCCAAGTTCTCTGAGCAAATTGGGTTTTCTTCAAGAGATTTATCTGGACAACAACCAGATTTCCGGGACCATTCCCGACGAAATAGGGAAGCTCACAAGGCTCCAGAAGCTAGACTTATCCAACAATGTCATCAATGGAAGCTTTCCTTCTAGCTTTTCCAACCTCTCCTCCCTTGTTTCGTTGAACCTTGAGGGCAACCGCCTCGATAACCAAATCCCGCAAGGCCTGGAAAGGTTGCAGAACCTCTCACTGCTCAACCTGAGGAAGAACAATTTCAGTGGCCACATTCCAGCATCTGTTGGGAATATCTCTGGAATCTACCAACTGGATTTATCCGAAAACAAATTCAGTGGTGAAATTCCTGCTTCACTTTCCAGCCTTGCCAATCTCACTTCCTTCAATGTCTCTCACAACAATCTCTCTGGCGCCGTCCCTTCTCTGCTCTCGAAAAAGTTCAATGCCAGCTCTTTCGCGGGGAATCTTCAGCTGTGCGGGTACAGTGCTTCAACTCCGTGCTCTTCTCCCCCGCCTCAGATTCTTCCATCTTCTACGCCAACGGAGCAGCCTTTGAAGAAAAAGCATCACCATAAATTTAGTACAAAGGACAAAATTCTCATAGCTGCGGGTGCCCTCCTGGCGGTTCTGCTTTTACTCTGCTGCATTTTGCTTGTTTGTTTGGTCAGGAAAAGGTCTGCTTCAAAAGGAAAGAATGGTAAAACCACCATGCAGGCCCCTGCTAAGGCAGTCCCTGGCGGAGCTGGAGTTGAATATGGTGGCGAGGCTGGTGGGAAGCTTGTTCACTTTGATGGGCCATTTGTTTTTACAGCTGATGATCTGTTGTGTGCCACGGCTGAGATAATCGGGAAGAGCACATATGGTACTGCATACAAGGCGACATTAGAGGAAGTGAACCAAGTTGCAGTGAAGAGATTGAGGGAAAAGACGGCGAAAGGTCAGAAGGAATTTGAAATGGAGGCTGCAGCAATTGGGAAGATTCGCCACCCGAATCTCTTGGCTATGAGGGCTTATTACTTGGGACCCAAGGGAGAGAAGCTTCTCGTCTTCGATTACATGCCTAAGGGTAGCCTTGCATCCTTCCTTCATG CTCGAGGGCCGGAAACCATCATTGATTGGCCAACAAGGATGAACATAATGATTGGCATCACGCGTGGACTATGCCACCTCCACAACGAGGAGAACATTGTACATGGAAATCTCACATCCAGCAACATTCTGCTTGATGAGCAGACAAATGCTCACATTGCAGACTTTGGCCTTTCGCGCCTCATGACTGCGGCCGCCAACACCAATGTGATTGCCACTGCAGGAACCCTCGGTTACAACGCACCTGAGCTCTCAAAGGCCAAGAAGGCCACAACAAAGACTGATGTGTACAGCCTTGGGGTGATCATTCTGGAGCTCCTGACAGGAAAATCCCCCGGGGAGCCGATGAACGGCATGGATTTGCCACAGTGGGTGGCTTCAATAGTGAAAGAGGAGTGgacaaatgaagtttttgattTGGAGATCATGAGGGATGTGCCAACCATTGGTGACATGCTGCTTAACACATTGAAGTTGGCTCTGCATTGTGTGGATCCATCGCCGGCTTTGCGGCCGGAAGCTCAGCAAGTTCTGGAGCAGCTGGAGGAGATTAAGCCTGATCAGGCAACTGGTGGTtctgcagaagaagaaggagcagAAGTACCACCACCAGCAGGCAGCAGCAACTGA
- the LOC114820125 gene encoding uncharacterized protein: MEDHSIDKVTISGPALASMIQRFSTSPGSVDGLILGHVSHILPTLTDDSPNSTSSATLIATVTAFFCSASTLSFYNSSGRVDPIALRRLTQAQQAQSPSSHLLGWFSGRLRTHLRPSLREFSVSNSLSSIPNRNIPIQGPSEGSDGAPTLTPSLFLLFASPASIRRSTLMSTGPTSSVHPSTHSSPNGSKSSTLGLRSEPITGISALARRSQICTASLGFRR, from the coding sequence ATGGAAGACCATTCCATAGACAAGGTAACAATATCCGGCCCTGCCCTAGCCTCCATGATCCAACGCTTCTCCACATCACCAGGCTCCGTCGACGGCCTAATCTTGGGCCACGTCAGCCACATCCTCCCTACCCTCACCGACGACTCTCCCAATTCTACCTCCTCCGCCACTCTCATCGCCACCGTCACCGCCTTCTTCTGCTCCGCCTCCACCCTCTCCTTCTACAATTCCTCCGGCCGGGTCGACCCCATCGCCCTCCGCCGCCTCACCCAAGCCCAGCAGGCCCAATCCCCCTCCTCCCACCTCCTCGGCTGGTTCTCCGGCCGCCTCAGAACCCACCTCCGCCCCTCCCTCCGAGAATTCTCTGTCTCCAACTCTCTATCCTCCATCCCCAATCGCAACATCCCAATCCAAGGCCCTTCCGAGGGCTCCGACGGCGCTCCCACTCTCACCCCTTCCCTCTTTCTCCTCTTCGCTTCTCCGGCTTCAATCAGACGATCCACACTCATGAGTACCGGGCCTACCAGTTCCGTCCATCCAAGCACTCATTCGAGCCCAAACGGATCCAAATCGTCAACATTGGGCCTGCGTTCTGAGCCCATTACGGGAATTTCAGCCCTAGCTCGCCGTTCCCAAATTTGCACTGCGAGCTTAGGGTTTCGCCGGTGA
- the LOC114820029 gene encoding sister chromatid cohesion 1 protein 1, translating into MFYSHQLLARKAPLGQIWRAATMHAKINRRKLDKLDLIKICEEILNPSVPMALRLSGILMGGVVIVYERKVKLLYEDATRLLVELNEAWKTKPVGDPTVLQKGKSQARKEAITLPENEDTEIEGMLNFSHGRSASMQFQQTSYFAMRLDSVDEQYVNNNAAGEEDPAPQLYQADVENITLAERFDPFQADHYMYNRLERFEIEGDEETQFNFTSGEHTHIPIPPSPPRDEHQEGPPAAHTNQDDQHLDHQANQPDESKKFRQMKLVQERQGTRKRKTRKQASGMDFEQTIIPGHVYQSWLRDPSDLSRDARKRKRKDVMATMKMANLMDLPPKVLIEDLFTTGSKNVYYPRPLLDMWMKSVRTPRESPAGRTTSPLPPGPSSPIPPERQNSNGPVEYPFQDFRSGVGSQSSIDKQRPSSGVAKGKNDPTSVLMEGLTANLKNIGLEGNDTNPMATPGNSDDVRSIPSSASGQAIPSEGNSGRSGKKRPHSASGGNIRLEPLLEMSHPDVHFELSRSPEQGPAFDQELLVETGPTQTQKPIVEQPLDKTTDTIRRVLKSHFETEGAPQVESLDNLTAGRNRKEAAMLFYKTCVLATRDVIRVEQRTAYGEILISRGPKM; encoded by the exons ATGTTCTACTCGCACCAGCTTCTAGCTCGGAAAGCTCCTCTGGGTCAAATCTG GAGGGCTGCTACAATGCACGCTAAAATCAACCGCAGGAAGCTCGATAAGCTCGATCTCATCAAGATCTG CGAAGAGATTTTGAATCCTTCGGTTCCCATGGCTCTTCGTCTCTCCGGGATTCTCATGG GTGGAGTCGTCATCGTCTACGAACGAAAAGTGAAGCTCCTATACG AGGATGCGACTCGTCTACTG GTCGAATTAAACGAAGCATGGAAGACGAAACCTGTTGGGGACCCCACCGTCCTCCAGAAAGGAAAATCACAGGCCAG AAAGGAAGCTATTACGCTGCCTGAGAATGAAGACACAGAGATTGAAGGAATGCTGAATTTTTCCCACGGCCGCAGCGCCTCCATGCAGTTTCAGCAAACCTCCTATTTTGCTATG CGGCTTGATAGTGTCGATGAACAATATGTTAACAACAACGCAGCAGGGGAGGAAGATCCAGCTCCGCAACTCTACCAAG CTGATGTCGAGAATATCACCTTAGCTGAACGCTTTGATCCATTTCAAGCTGATCATTATATGTACAATCGCTTGGAGAG ATTTGAGATCGAAGGGGATGAAGAGACACAGTTTAACTTCACGTCAGGAGAGCACACACACATTCCCATACCCCCTTCCCCTCCTCGCGATGAACATCAGGAAG GGCCTCCTGCAGCTCATACAAACCAAGATGATCAACATCTAGATCACCAGGCCAATCAGCCAGATGAAAGCAAGAAATTTAGACAG ATGAAGCTGGTTCAAGAGAGACAGGGGActagaaaaaggaaaacaagaaaGCAAGCATCTGGAATggattttgaacaaacaatcaTTCCTGGTCATGTATACCAATCTTGGCTCCGAGATCCTTCAGATCTATCACGAGATGCAAGAAAACGAAAG CGCAAAGATGTAATGGCAACTATGAAGATGGCTAACCTCATGGACCTGCCACCTAAAGTACTAATTGAAGATTTATTTACAACTGGAAGTAAAAACGTATATTATCCACGTCCTCTCCTTGACATGTGGATGAAAAGTGTCCGAACTCCCCGTGAGTCTCCTGCCG GACGAACCACTTCACCCCTGCCCCCAGGACCATCGTCACCAATACCGCCTGAGAGACAAAACTCTAATGGTCCAGTGGAATAT CCTTTTCAAGATTTTCGTAGTGGAGTTGGCTCCCAGTCTTCCATAGATAAGCAACGGCCAAGTTCTGGTGTGGCAAAAGGCAAGAATGATCCAACAAGTGTACTCATGGAAGGACTGACTGCTAATCTTAAGAACATTGGCTTAGAGGGAAATGATACCAATCCAATGGCCACGCCTGGAAATTCTG ATGACGTAAGATCCATCCCGAGCTCAGCATCAGGGCAGGCAATTCCTTCAGAAGGCAATTCAGGACG ATCCGGCAAGAAAAGGCCTCATTCTGCATCCGGGGGCAACATTAGACTTGAACCACTATTGGAAATGAGTCACCCCGATGTACATTTCGAGTTGTCGAGGTCACCTGAGCAAGGCCCGGCATTTGATCAAG AACTCTTGGTGGAAACAGGACCAACTCAAACTCAAAAACCGATCGTGGAACAACCGCTTGACAAAACAACTGATACTATCAGAAG GGTTCTGAAATCACATTTTGAGACGGAGGGAGCTCCTCAGGTCGAATCCCTGGACAACCTAACTGCTGGAAGGAACCGAAAAGAAGCAGCTATGCTCTTCTACAAAACTTGTG TTCTGGCTACACGGGATGTCATAAGAGTCGAGCAGAGGACCGCTTACGGGGAGATTCTCATATCGAGAGGGCCGAAAATGTGA
- the LOC139187445 gene encoding uncharacterized protein codes for MPCLNISANVNLDGVDTSAVLSEATSTVAKIIGKPEAYVMIVLKGSVPISFGGTEDPAAYGELVSIGGLNPDVNKKLSAAIAAILETKLSVPKSRFFLKFYDTKGSNFGWNGSTF; via the exons ATGCCGTGCCTGAACATTTCAGCTAACGTGAACCTGGACGGCGTTGACACCTCCGCCGTCCTCTCCGAAGCCACCTCCACCGTCGCCAAGATCATCGGCAAACCCGAGGCT TATGTGATGATTGTTCTGAAGGGATCAGTACCCATATCTTTTGGCGGGACTGAGGACCCAGCTGCTTATGGGGAGTTGGTCTCCATTGGCGGCCTTAATCCTGATGTGAACAAGAAGTTGAGTGCTGCAATTGCTGCAATTCTGGAGACAAAGTTGTCTGTGCCCAAGTCACGATTTTTTCTCAAGTTCTATGACACCAAG GGTTCCAACTTTGGATGGAACGGGTCTACCTTTTAG